One Ictalurus furcatus strain D&B chromosome 24, Billie_1.0, whole genome shotgun sequence DNA segment encodes these proteins:
- the si:ch211-165g14.1 gene encoding retinoic acid-induced protein 1 isoform X1: MDPLSRLNVTHLQDPLPTPLDLTKQISEALDLVRKKRSRSDHASGTDGIRPPRSEFGYESACVPLNASLPNGLAQQPAKTLMIATGNVQTDDATVKETEWRHRTGGGKNERKGAPPSRLRSWLPAVETLSSECSGSVHVESISSDDSGVIENSSPNLIEWDVIQDSDSVESRNVPSTSEAENTDFFKPTQNGSTSSSSSSQERAPATKENQRNQQCVSSSAGKKATASAAKRRRKKKKRSGLSSSSSAFPSNEPEIKLKYVSCKEGKRESRGKSFAPYVRMEFSACTVVNFEEDGDFQARKPRQPVTSPGIVPTTSCFQLGRLGSEGKRQTGEMCCLCGRMANATGLGDLHGPYHLHGPERKTSADLLINRHEDASAKKNRTSDEVGERWVHEDCSIWSAGVFLVKGRLYGLEEAVRIAQQAVCSCCHSCGATLGCFFKGCPNKYHFPCALQAECVFNEENFTLRCPKHKVAHTHTHTHTHTPTPLRSSQY; this comes from the exons ATGGATCCTCTGAGCCGGCTGAACGTCACGCATCTTCAGGATCCGCTTCCCACACCTCTGGATCTCACCAAGCAGATCTCCGAGGCTCTGGATCTGGTGCGGAAGAAGCGGAGCCGGAGCGACCACGCCTCAGGGACCGACGGTATCCGTCCTCCTCGCTCGGAGTTCGGGTACGAGTCCGCATGTGTGCCTTTAAACGCCTCCCTGCCAAACGGGCTCGCCCAGCAACCTGCGAAGACTCTGATGATCGCTACGGGAAACGTCCAGACTGATGACGCGACTGTAAAAGAAACCGAGTGGCGGCACAGGacgggagggggaaaaaacgaaAGGAAGGGCGCTCCTCCATCACGATTACGTTCCTGGTTACCTGCCGTCGAAACCCTGTCGTCAGAGTGTTCCGGATCCGTACATGTGGAGAGCATTTCCAGCGACGACAGCGGTGTGATCGAAAATTCTTCTCCGAACCTGATAGAATGGGACGTGATCCAGGATAGCGACTCGGTGGAATCCAGAAACGTACCGTCTACCTCAGAGGCGGAAAATACAGACTTCTTTAAGCCGACACAGAATGGATCAACGTCATCGTCATCGTCGAGCCAGGAGAGGGCGCCAGCGACTAAGGAAAATCAGAGAAACCAACAGTGCGTCAGTTCTTCAGCAGGCAAGAAAGCAACAGCGAGTGCGgcgaagaggaggaggaagaagaagaagcgctCCGGTTTATCCTCGTCGTCGTCTGCGTTTCCTTCAAACGAACCCGAGATCAAGCTGAAGTACGTAAGCTGCAAGGAGGGGAAGCGAGAAAGCAGAGGGAAATCCTTCGCACCATACGTCCGCATGGAGTTCTCCGCCTGCACCGTCGTCAACTTCGAGGAAGACGGTGACTTCCAGGCGAGGAAGCCCCGACAGCCCGTGACGTCCCCCGGGATCGTCCCCACCACGTCGTGTTTCCAGCTGGGACGCCTCGGGTCAGAGGGCAAGCGGCAGACCGGCGAGATGTGCTGCCTGTGCGGCCGGATGGCCAACGCCACAGGTTTGGGCGACCTGCATGGACCGTACCATCTCCACGGACCCGAGAGGAAGACGTCTGCGGATCTCCTGATAAACAGACACGAAGATGCCAGCGCGAAGAAGAATCGGACGTCAGATGAGGTCGGAGAACGCTGGGTTCACGAGGACTGCAGTATCTGGTCGGCAGGCGTTTTCCTCGTTAAAGGAAGGCTGTACGGACTGGAGGAGGCGGTCAGGATCGCGCAACAAGCC GTCTGCTCGTGTTGCCACAGCTGTGGTGCTACGCTGGGATGCTTCTTCAAAGGCTGCCCGAATAAATACCATTTCCCCTGCGCTCTCCAGGCTG aatgtgTGTTTAATGAGGAAAACTTTACTCTGAGATGTCCGAAGCACAAggtagcgcacacacacacacacacacacacacacacacccacaccattAAGATCTAGTCAGTATTAG
- the si:ch211-165g14.1 gene encoding retinoic acid-induced protein 1 isoform X2 produces the protein MDPLSRLNVTHLQDPLPTPLDLTKQISEALDLVRKKRSRSDHASGTDGIRPPRSEFGYESACVPLNASLPNGLAQQPAKTLMIATGNVQTDDATVKETEWRHRTGGGKNERKGAPPSRLRSWLPAVETLSSECSGSVHVESISSDDSGVIENSSPNLIEWDVIQDSDSVESRNVPSTSEAENTDFFKPTQNGSTSSSSSSQERAPATKENQRNQQCVSSSAGKKATASAAKRRRKKKKRSGLSSSSSAFPSNEPEIKLKYVSCKEGKRESRGKSFAPYVRMEFSACTVVNFEEDGDFQARKPRQPVTSPGIVPTTSCFQLGRLGSEGKRQTGEMCCLCGRMANATGLGDLHGPYHLHGPERKTSADLLINRHEDASAKKNRTSDEVGERWVHEDCSIWSAGVFLVKGRLYGLEEAVRIAQQAVCSCCHSCGATLGCFFKGCPNKYHFPCALQAECVFNEENFTLRCPKHKSKSGLGVSRLQNR, from the exons ATGGATCCTCTGAGCCGGCTGAACGTCACGCATCTTCAGGATCCGCTTCCCACACCTCTGGATCTCACCAAGCAGATCTCCGAGGCTCTGGATCTGGTGCGGAAGAAGCGGAGCCGGAGCGACCACGCCTCAGGGACCGACGGTATCCGTCCTCCTCGCTCGGAGTTCGGGTACGAGTCCGCATGTGTGCCTTTAAACGCCTCCCTGCCAAACGGGCTCGCCCAGCAACCTGCGAAGACTCTGATGATCGCTACGGGAAACGTCCAGACTGATGACGCGACTGTAAAAGAAACCGAGTGGCGGCACAGGacgggagggggaaaaaacgaaAGGAAGGGCGCTCCTCCATCACGATTACGTTCCTGGTTACCTGCCGTCGAAACCCTGTCGTCAGAGTGTTCCGGATCCGTACATGTGGAGAGCATTTCCAGCGACGACAGCGGTGTGATCGAAAATTCTTCTCCGAACCTGATAGAATGGGACGTGATCCAGGATAGCGACTCGGTGGAATCCAGAAACGTACCGTCTACCTCAGAGGCGGAAAATACAGACTTCTTTAAGCCGACACAGAATGGATCAACGTCATCGTCATCGTCGAGCCAGGAGAGGGCGCCAGCGACTAAGGAAAATCAGAGAAACCAACAGTGCGTCAGTTCTTCAGCAGGCAAGAAAGCAACAGCGAGTGCGgcgaagaggaggaggaagaagaagaagcgctCCGGTTTATCCTCGTCGTCGTCTGCGTTTCCTTCAAACGAACCCGAGATCAAGCTGAAGTACGTAAGCTGCAAGGAGGGGAAGCGAGAAAGCAGAGGGAAATCCTTCGCACCATACGTCCGCATGGAGTTCTCCGCCTGCACCGTCGTCAACTTCGAGGAAGACGGTGACTTCCAGGCGAGGAAGCCCCGACAGCCCGTGACGTCCCCCGGGATCGTCCCCACCACGTCGTGTTTCCAGCTGGGACGCCTCGGGTCAGAGGGCAAGCGGCAGACCGGCGAGATGTGCTGCCTGTGCGGCCGGATGGCCAACGCCACAGGTTTGGGCGACCTGCATGGACCGTACCATCTCCACGGACCCGAGAGGAAGACGTCTGCGGATCTCCTGATAAACAGACACGAAGATGCCAGCGCGAAGAAGAATCGGACGTCAGATGAGGTCGGAGAACGCTGGGTTCACGAGGACTGCAGTATCTGGTCGGCAGGCGTTTTCCTCGTTAAAGGAAGGCTGTACGGACTGGAGGAGGCGGTCAGGATCGCGCAACAAGCC GTCTGCTCGTGTTGCCACAGCTGTGGTGCTACGCTGGGATGCTTCTTCAAAGGCTGCCCGAATAAATACCATTTCCCCTGCGCTCTCCAGGCTG aatgtgTGTTTAATGAGGAAAACTTTACTCTGAGATGTCCGAAGCACAAg AGTAAATCAGGACTCGGCGTGAGCAGACTGCAGAACAG GTGA